A window of Campylobacter pinnipediorum subsp. pinnipediorum contains these coding sequences:
- a CDS encoding heavy-metal-associated domain-containing protein: protein MKKFEVLNINCQNCANTIKNALSDEFGDIEVDLSVEPKIVSVDLKNSDDVEKFKSELDDLGFEVSKEL, encoded by the coding sequence ATGAAAAAATTTGAAGTTTTAAACATAAATTGCCAAAATTGTGCTAATACAATCAAAAATGCATTAAGTGATGAATTTGGTGATATAGAAGTTGATTTAAGTGTTGAGCCTAAAATCGTAAGTGTTGATTTAAAAAATAGCGATGATGTAGAGAAATTTAAATCAGAGCTTGATGATCTTGGATTTGAGGTTTCAAAAGAACTATAA